Within the Marinihelvus fidelis genome, the region GGTAGCTGCCTGCATCGGCGTCAAACACTGCCGAGCCGGTGTGACCGACATCGCCGATATCCTGGCTACTGTCGAACTGGCCGACCTCGGCATGCGCCGCCAGCAGGCCGGCGAAGGGCAGGGTTGCCAGGGCAAACGTACGGATTCCGGACTTGGCCATGGGTTTTTACCTGTGTGTGAGCCTGCTGACAGGTTATAACGCCGCGGCGCCGTTGCAAACGCGGCGGCGCCGTCTATATTTCGATAATCCGGCGGTCTGGCCATCCGGTGCGGCGCCGGGTATTCGGGAGATCACACTCATGTCACGCTCTATCCAGCGCGCTGGTTTTGCCGGCGCGGCGCTGCTTGTCATGCTTTTTGCGCCGACATTTGCATCCGCGGAGATCGGCTCAGACCCCAAGAACAATGGCCGAGCGAACCGCATCGTCGGCATCTGGGATGTCGATGTGGCCGTCGGGCCCTGTGGCGGTATGGCCGGCCCGCCGTTCCAGGCCCTGCACATGTATGCGCAGGGCGGCACCGGCCAGGTCGTGCCATCCAGCAACCCGGCCGCGAACTCCGCGCACCTGATGGTCTGGGAGCACCTGGGCGGCAACCACTACCGCGCGGCGATGAAGTTCTATCGCTATGACCTCGCCACCGGCGCGGCCATCGGCTACAACATCATCACCAACGACGTCACCATCAGCGATGACGGCAACGAGTATGCCGGCTCCGGCGTGGCCGAGTTCTACGCCATGGACGACACCTTCCAGGGGCAGGTCTGCCCGCAGTTCGCCGGGACGCGGTTTTCCGGTTAGCGCGTTGTGCCAGGCGGGTCCGTCCATCGGTGATGGGCCCGCCGCCGGCAAATCACTTAAAGTGGGGCCGTCCCGTACTTCATTCCGCGGATGGCCCGGATGCGCTTACGAAAAACCATCTTCTTCCTGTTCGTCACCCTTGCCGTGTCGCCGATGACGGCGCGATCGGACGAGGCAGGTGCCCGCAACCCCGTCATCTGGGCGGACGTCCCGGACGTGTCGGTGATCCGGGCCGGTGATCGGTACTACATGAGCAGCACCACGATGCACATGAACCCGGGCCTGCCGATCATGCGCTCGCCGGATCTCGTGAACTGGACGCTGGTGCGTTACGCCTACGACACGTTGGTGCACAACGATTCGATGAACCTGGTGAACGGCGAGGACGCCTACGGTGCCGGGTCGTGGGCCAGCAGCCTGCGGTATCACGAAGGCCGCTATTACGTGTCGACGTTCTCCTCGACGTCGGGCCGGACCCACGTGTACTGGACCGACGACATCGAAGACGGCGAATGGCAGTCGTCGTCATTCGAGCCGATGCTGCATGACCACTCGCTGTTTTTCGAGGACGGTCGCGTCTACATGGTCTGGGGCGCCGGGGAAATCCGCATGGTCGAACTTGAGCCGGATTTCTCGGGCATCCGTGCGGGCACCGAGCCGCGGGTCATCATCGCCGACGCCAGCGCGCCCATCGACGGCGAGATCATGCTGAAGGCCGAGGGCTCGCAGCTGTACAGGGTCGACGGCCGCTACTACCTGTTCAACATTGCCTGGCCGCGCGGTGGTATGCGCACGGTGCTGGTGCACCGCGCCGACTCGCTGGACGGCCCCTGGGAAGGGCGCATCGCGCTGCAGGACGCGGGCATCGCCCAGGGTGGCCTGGTCGACACACCGGACGGCCGCTGGTACGCCATGCTGTTCGGTGACCGCGGCGCCGTTGGCCGCATCCCCTACCTGGTGCCGGTAACCTGGGAGGACGGCTGGCCGGTGCTGGGCGAAGACGGCCAGGTGCCAGACACGCTCGACATCGCGGTGGCCAACACGAATGTCGCCGGTATCGTCACCTCCGACGAGTTCGACGGCCCCGGGCTGCCGTTGGCCTGGCAGTGGAACCACAACCCGTTGCCGGCGTACTGGTCGCTGGACGCGCGACCCGGTTTTCTGCGCCTGACGACCGACCGCGTTGATAACGGTTTCCTGGATACGCGCAACACCCTGACCCAGCGCACCTACGGCCCGGTCAGTGACGCGACCGTCAGCCTGGACGTGTCCGGCATGCGCGACGGTGATGTGGCCGGGCTGGGATTGCTGCAGCGGCACTATGGCTACGTGGCGGTGCGCCAGGAAGACGGCCAGCGCTTCATGGTCATGGTCAACGCTGGCGGTGATGCGCCTTTAGAGCAGGCCCGCGTGCCGCTGGACGGCGACGTGGTGCATTTCGCCGCCCGCGCGGATTTCCGTGACCTGGCCGACACGACGAGCTTCGAATTCAGCACCGACGGCACCACGTGGACGTCAATCGGCGAACCGCTAATGATGCGCTACACGCTGCCGCACTTCATGGGCTACCGGTTCGCACTGTTCAACGCCGCCACCCGCGAGGCCGGCGGTTACGTCGATTTCGACCACTACCGGGTTGAGCCGCCACCGGCCTGGGACGCGCCGCCGCCGCTGCCGTAGCGGCGCGTGAAGGACTCGTGGACTTCGTTGATGACCAGTTCATCGGGCAGAACCGCCGGCACAACTGAACCACGAAAGTCGCGCACATTGCGGGTGACGATGTGGGTGCAACCGGCAGATTCGGCAGCGGCCGCCACAACGGCATCTTCAAAGCCGGGCCAGTTCAGGGCCAAAGCCCTGTCGAGTTCTTTCTGGCCCACGGGTATGACCTCGAAGCGGCGTGCCGCCCAGTCCACCGATCGGTTGGCCACTTCACGCCCGGAGTGCTTTCTCATCAGAAAATAAAGTGTTGTTACGGAGTGGGACGCGAGTGCCGCAAGACGCTTGCCCGCCATGATTCGATTCAGCGTTCCCAATGATGTCGAATGAAAGGGGTGCCGAACCTGGAGGACGTCGACGATCACATTAAGGTTGACCAGGATCATAACCCGTACTTCTCTTTCAGATATTCGTATCGAAGTTCATCGACATCGACATCCGGCGGAATGATGCCAACCAGCCACTCCAGGTCGGGGTGGATTTCATCGGGCGTCTCGGCCTGCAGATACTCGAAGTATCGACCGATGACCTCGGTAACGGTCACGCCATGCTGCTTGGCGAACCGCTTTGCGAACTCCACGCGCTCGCGCGGCAAGCGGATGGTTAGTTTGGTGGTTTCAGGTTTCAAAGCCTTGGACTTTGGTTTGCTCATGACCTGCCTCCATAATACGGCTCATTTTTAAAAAGTATACGGCTAATCAGCCAGGTTTTCTGTAGGAACTTGTCGATCGGTCCCCGGTTTTTCGTTTTCCAGCCGGAATCGGGCATGCTGTCCCGGTCTTTGATATCGCCTGGAGCGAATGTATGAGCAACCCGCCCACCCGGTTGGACACAGAGCCCGCGCCTCCCAGCCTCACCGTCCCTCACCGCCCGGACTTCAGCCTGACCGGCGCAGGCGACGCCCCGGCCTGGGCCGACATCGACTGGGTACCGCTGAACCGCCGCCCGGGCGGCGCGCACGACTACAGCGCGCGCTTCAAATTGTGCTGGTCCGATACAGGCATTTACGTGCTGTTCGACGGCAGCGACCGGGTGCTCACCGCCACCCTGGGGGAAGACTTCCTGGACCTGTGGGAAGAAGACGTCTACGAGGTGTTTTTCTGGCCCGACGAGTCACACCCGGTCTATTTCGAGTACGAGATTTCGCCGCTGGGCTACGAGCTACCCATCCTGGTGCCCAACCTGGGTGGCCGCTTCCTGGGTTGGCGCCCGTGGCATTACGAGGGCGAGCGCAAGACCCGCAGGAAGGTGGCGGTTCGCGGCGGCGAGCAGGCGGCCATGGCCGAAGTCACAGGCTGGAGCGCCGAGGTTTTCATCCCCTTCGACCTGCTTAAACCGCTGGCCAATGTCCCCCCAGGACCGGGTACCACCTGGCGCGCCAACGTCTACCGCATGGACTACGACGACGGCAAAAAGACCCAGTGGGACTGGGCCCGGGTGGGCCCCAGCTTCCACGAGTTCCAGCGCTTCGGCGCGCTCGTTTTTGCCTGAGCCGCGACCGTTTCGGTACGCTCTCAGTCGTCGGAAAAACGGCGGGTGAGGGGGATCACGGTGACACCGTGCAGCACGATGGAGGTTGTCACCACCACCAGCGTGGCCGAGGTCAACACGACGGCGTCCGGCCCGTCCAGGCCGTGCTGGAGGGCGTAGGCCAGGTAGTAGAGCGAGCCGATGCCGCGGATGCCGAACCAGGACATCAGCCAGCGATCACGGCGATGGATGCCGGACCCCAGCATCCCCAGCTGCACCGCCACCGGGCGGATCACGAAAAACAGGCAGGCGGCCAGCAGCAGGTAGTGAACGGGCCATGAGTCCGCGAACAGCATGCCCCCCATCAGGATGATCAGGCCGACTTCGCCCAGTCGTTCGAGCGGCTGGATAAAGCGCAGCGAAACGAGTGTCATGTGGGGATCGCGCTCGTCCGTCTCGTCCTCCGTGGCGCACAGGTGGTGCTCGGTGCGGTGCAGCATGTAGCCGGCCGCGAACACGGCCAGGAACCCGTAGCTCTTCAGCAAGAGGGCGGCGCCGTAGGCAATCGCGATCAAGGCAAGCCCGGAGAAGTCCTCCGTGAATGCGCTGCTCAGCCCCCGGCGGTGGAGATGGGCGATGATCCAAGCGAACAGCGCGCCCAGCAGCCCGCCCACCGCCAGGCCGGCCGTCGTGGCCCAGATCACGTCGACGCCAAGCCAGCGCAGGTAGTGGTCGCCGAGTTCGTGCGCGCCCAGCAGACCCAGGCCCAGCATGACGAACGGAAACGCCGTGCCGTCGTTCAGGCCCGCTTCTCCGGTCAGGCTGAACCGCAGGGTGCTGGGGTCACGGATGTCCTTGACCTGGACATCGGAGGCCAGCACCGGGTCGGTAGGCGCCAGGATAGCGCCCAGCAGGACGGCCGCGCCCAGCGAGAGCCCCAGGAAGCCCATGCCGAACATGGCCACCAGCGCGATGCTGATCACCATGGTCACGGTCGCCAGGCGGAACGGTTTCCACCACGAGCGGTTGCCCAGCGGCGCGGCCAGTTTCAGCCCGGCCACGAACACGGAAATGATCACGCCGATCTCGGTCAGCACTTCGAACAGGCCGGACCGCGCGATCGGGTTGAAATGGAACACGGCAAACCCGGCCGGGCCCAGGGCAATGCCCGCCGCCAGGTAGACCATCGAGCTCGAAATCGAGAAACGCCGCACGTGCGCGGCCGTCATGGCCATGACGGCCATGACCGCACCCACGACCAGGAACCATCCCGCTACGCTCATCGGGCACCCGCGCCAGTAAAGGTGAACAAGGCGAAGGCGGGCGCCAATTGCGGGTTCAACATGCTTCTGCTCCTCGGTCGAATGGTTTTTGCCCCGGGGATTAAAGCATAAGCCGTGTCGTGGCACTGTGGCGAAGCAAAAGCGCTAAAATGGTGGGCCTTCACATGCCAACGTGATTCTTCATGAGCCGACCCGCCTCTGAACTCGAGACCGGCAAGCACGACGGCGACGCCGCCCGCCAGGGCGCGCACGACACGCCGCTGCGCTTTGTCACCGCCGCCAGCCTGTTCGACGGCCACGACGCCGCCATCAACATTATGCGCCGCCTGATCCAGGCGCAGGGCTGCGAGGTGATCCACCTGGGCCACAACCGCAGCGTGCTGGACATCGTCCGCGCGGCCATCCAGGAAGACGCCGACGCCATCGCCATTTCCAGCTACCAGGGCGGCCACAACGAGTATTTCCGCTTCATGATCGACCAGCTGCGCGAGCGCGGCGCCGGCCACATCAAGGTGTTCGGCGGCGGTGGCGGCACCATCACGCTGGATGAGATCGCCGAGCTGGAAGCCTACGGCGTGGAGCGCATCTACCACCCCGACGACGGCATGGGCCTGGGGCTGGTGGAGATGATCGAGGACGTGGTCGAGCGGGCAGGGCGCGACCGTGTCGACCCCGAGGACCCGGAAAAACTGCGCCGCGAAAACGCCAACGACGTCGCCGCCGTGCTCAGCATGATCGAGGAAGAGCGCTACGGCGACGCCGAACTGAAGATGAAACGCCACGAGTGGGCCGGCGCTGCGAAGCAGGCCCCCGTGATCGGCATCACCGGCACCGGCGGCGCCGGCAAGAGCTCGGTCACCGACGAGATCCTGAACCGCTTCCTGGCCTGCTTCCCGGGCAAGAACGTGGCCGTACTGGCCGTCGACCCCACCCGCCGCCGCACCGGCGGCGCGCTGCTGGGCGACCGCATCCGCATGAACAGCTTAAGGTCCGAGCACGTCTACATGCGCTCAATGGCCACGAGACGCCAGCACCTGGCCACCAGCAAGATGCTGAAAGACGCCGTGGATTTCCTCAAATCCGCCGGCTTTGATCTCGTCATCGTCGAGACCGCGGGCATCGGCCAGAGCGATTCCGAGATCGTCGACCTGGTGGATTTCCCGGTCTACGTGATGACCAGCGAGTTCGGCGCCCAGAGCCAGCTGGAGAAGATCGACATGCTCGACTTCGCCGAGCTGGTGATCCTGAACAAGTTCGACAAGCGCGGCGCCGAAGACGCGCTGCGCGATGTGCGCAAGCAGTGGAAGCGCAACCACCTGAAGTTCGACCTGGCCGACGAGCAGGTGCCGGTCTACCCGACCATCGCCAGCCAGTTCAACGACCCGGGCGTGACCTGGATGTTCGCCAACCTGGCGCGCCTGCTACAGGAAAAGCTGGATCTGCCGAAAGACGAGTGGACCGCCAACCTCGACACCCGCGTCAAGGAACCCAAGGCCACCGTGCTGATCCCGCCGGCGCGCACCCGGTACCTGGCCGAGATCGCCGAGCAGGGCAGGGCGATCAACGAGAATATCGAACGCCAGGCCGAGACCGCCCACCTGGCCCAGAGCTACCACGACGCCCTGGGCGCGCTGGAGGACTGCACCCGCCCGGCGCCGTTCGAGCGCTACACCGCCGAGCAGCTGAAACAGGAAGGCGAAGACGCCAGCCTGCTGACCCTGCGGCAGAAATATGACGCCGCCATCGGCGAGCTCAGCGAGGAAGCCCTGCAGCTGCTGCGCACCTGGCCGGAAAGAAAGGAAGGCATCCGCACCGAGCAATACGAATACCAGGTGCGCGGCAAGACCATCACCGGCAACAACTACCGCGAGAGCCTGTCCCACCTGCAGATCCCCAAGATCGGCATGCCCCGTGACGCCGACTGGGGCGAACTGCTCAGCTTCCTGATGCGCGAGAACCTGCCCGGCGGCTATCCCTACACCGCCGGCGTGTTCCCGTACCGCCGCACCGGCGAGGACCCGACCCGCATGTTCGCCGGCGAAGGCACGCCCGAGCGGACAAATCGGAGGTTCCACTACGTCAGCAAGGGCCAGCCCGCCGCCCGCCTGAGCACCGCCTTCGACTCGGTCACGCTCTACGGCGAGGACCCGGCCATCCGCCCGGACATCTACGGCAAGGTCGGCAACAGCGGCGTCAGCATCGCCACGCTGGACGACATGAAGAAGCTCTACAGCGGCTTTGATCTCTGCGCCCCCACCACATCGGTCAGCATGACGATCAACGGCCCCGCGCCGATGATCCTGGCGTTTTTCATGAACGCCGCCGTCGACCAGCAGGTGGAGAAGTACCTGAAGGAAGGAGGTAGGTGGGAGGAGGCAGAAAAGACCATCGACGCGTACTTCCAAGACAGGGAGCGCCCCAAGTACCACGGCGACCTCCCCGAAGGTAACGACGGTCTCGGCCTGGGCCTGCTCGGCATCACCGGCGACAAGCTGGTCGACGCCGACACCTACGCGAAGATCAAGAAGGACACGCTGAGCAAAGTCCGCGGCACCGTCCAGGCCGATATCCTGAAAGAGGACCAGGCCCAGAACACGTGTATTTTCAGCACCGAATTCGCCATGCGCATGATGGGCGACATCCAGCAGTACTTCGTCGACCACAACGTCCGCAATTTCTACAGCGTCAGCATCTCCGGCTACCACATCGCCGAGGCCGGCGCGAACCCGATCAGCCAGCTCGCGTTTACATTGAGCAACGGCTTCACCATCGTCGAGTACTACCTGGCCCGCGGCATGGCCATCGACGACTTCGCCCCCAACCTGAGCTTCTTCTTCAGCAACGGCATGGACCCCGAATACACGGTAATCGGCCGAGTCGCCCGCCGCATCTGGGCCCGCGCCATGCGCGAACGCTACGGCGCCAACACAAGGAGCCAGATGCTCAAATACCACATCCAGACGAGTGGAAGGAGCCTGCACGCCCAGGAAATCCAGTTCAACGATATAAGAACGACGCTGCAGGCCCTCTACGCCCTGTTCGACAACTGCAACAGCCTGCACACCAACGCCTACGACGAAGCCATCACCACCCCCACGGAAGAAAGCGTGCGCCGCGCCGTGGCCATCCAGATGATCATCAGCAAGGAACTGGGCCTGAACTACTGCGAAAACCCCTGGCAAGGCAGCTTCATCGTGGATGAATTGACCGACCTGGTCGAAGAAGCCGTCTACCAGGAATTCGAACGCCTAAGCGAACGCGGCGGCGTCCTCGGCGCCATGGACACCATGTACCAACGCTCCAAAATCCAGGAAGAATCCCTCTACTACGAACACAAAAAACACGACGGCTCCCTGCCCCTGATCGGCGTCAACACCTTCCTGGGTGGGAAAGACCCGCATGCCGAAGGCGGCGAGCTGGAGTTGATGCGGTCTACCGATGCTGAGAAGGATCAGCAGGTGGAGAACGTGGAGACCTACCGCTCAGCGCATGGGGATGAGAGTGGGGCGTTGCTTAGGGAGCTGCAGGACGTGGCTCGGAAGCGAGAAAATACTTTTGAGGCGTTGATGGCGGCGGGCAAGGTTTGTTCGCTGGGGTCGATGTCGCACGCGCTTTATGAGGTTGGGGGGGAGTATCGGAGGAATATGTAGAAGGGTTATTTCTGTAACAAAGATTCCCTTTCT harbors:
- a CDS encoding glycoside hydrolase family 43 protein; this translates as MRLRKTIFFLFVTLAVSPMTARSDEAGARNPVIWADVPDVSVIRAGDRYYMSSTTMHMNPGLPIMRSPDLVNWTLVRYAYDTLVHNDSMNLVNGEDAYGAGSWASSLRYHEGRYYVSTFSSTSGRTHVYWTDDIEDGEWQSSSFEPMLHDHSLFFEDGRVYMVWGAGEIRMVELEPDFSGIRAGTEPRVIIADASAPIDGEIMLKAEGSQLYRVDGRYYLFNIAWPRGGMRTVLVHRADSLDGPWEGRIALQDAGIAQGGLVDTPDGRWYAMLFGDRGAVGRIPYLVPVTWEDGWPVLGEDGQVPDTLDIAVANTNVAGIVTSDEFDGPGLPLAWQWNHNPLPAYWSLDARPGFLRLTTDRVDNGFLDTRNTLTQRTYGPVSDATVSLDVSGMRDGDVAGLGLLQRHYGYVAVRQEDGQRFMVMVNAGGDAPLEQARVPLDGDVVHFAARADFRDLADTTSFEFSTDGTTWTSIGEPLMMRYTLPHFMGYRFALFNAATREAGGYVDFDHYRVEPPPAWDAPPPLP
- a CDS encoding type II toxin-antitoxin system VapC family toxin codes for the protein MILVNLNVIVDVLQVRHPFHSTSLGTLNRIMAGKRLAALASHSVTTLYFLMRKHSGREVANRSVDWAARRFEVIPVGQKELDRALALNWPGFEDAVVAAAAESAGCTHIVTRNVRDFRGSVVPAVLPDELVINEVHESFTRRYGSGGGASQAGGGSTR
- a CDS encoding DUF6364 family protein, translating into MSKPKSKALKPETTKLTIRLPRERVEFAKRFAKQHGVTVTEVIGRYFEYLQAETPDEIHPDLEWLVGIIPPDVDVDELRYEYLKEKYGL
- a CDS encoding carbohydrate-binding family 9-like protein, translated to MSNPPTRLDTEPAPPSLTVPHRPDFSLTGAGDAPAWADIDWVPLNRRPGGAHDYSARFKLCWSDTGIYVLFDGSDRVLTATLGEDFLDLWEEDVYEVFFWPDESHPVYFEYEISPLGYELPILVPNLGGRFLGWRPWHYEGERKTRRKVAVRGGEQAAMAEVTGWSAEVFIPFDLLKPLANVPPGPGTTWRANVYRMDYDDGKKTQWDWARVGPSFHEFQRFGALVFA
- a CDS encoding cation:proton antiporter, with protein sequence MSVAGWFLVVGAVMAVMAMTAAHVRRFSISSSMVYLAAGIALGPAGFAVFHFNPIARSGLFEVLTEIGVIISVFVAGLKLAAPLGNRSWWKPFRLATVTMVISIALVAMFGMGFLGLSLGAAVLLGAILAPTDPVLASDVQVKDIRDPSTLRFSLTGEAGLNDGTAFPFVMLGLGLLGAHELGDHYLRWLGVDVIWATTAGLAVGGLLGALFAWIIAHLHRRGLSSAFTEDFSGLALIAIAYGAALLLKSYGFLAVFAAGYMLHRTEHHLCATEDETDERDPHMTLVSLRFIQPLERLGEVGLIILMGGMLFADSWPVHYLLLAACLFFVIRPVAVQLGMLGSGIHRRDRWLMSWFGIRGIGSLYYLAYALQHGLDGPDAVVLTSATLVVVTTSIVLHGVTVIPLTRRFSDD
- a CDS encoding methylmalonyl-CoA mutase family protein → MSRPASELETGKHDGDAARQGAHDTPLRFVTAASLFDGHDAAINIMRRLIQAQGCEVIHLGHNRSVLDIVRAAIQEDADAIAISSYQGGHNEYFRFMIDQLRERGAGHIKVFGGGGGTITLDEIAELEAYGVERIYHPDDGMGLGLVEMIEDVVERAGRDRVDPEDPEKLRRENANDVAAVLSMIEEERYGDAELKMKRHEWAGAAKQAPVIGITGTGGAGKSSVTDEILNRFLACFPGKNVAVLAVDPTRRRTGGALLGDRIRMNSLRSEHVYMRSMATRRQHLATSKMLKDAVDFLKSAGFDLVIVETAGIGQSDSEIVDLVDFPVYVMTSEFGAQSQLEKIDMLDFAELVILNKFDKRGAEDALRDVRKQWKRNHLKFDLADEQVPVYPTIASQFNDPGVTWMFANLARLLQEKLDLPKDEWTANLDTRVKEPKATVLIPPARTRYLAEIAEQGRAINENIERQAETAHLAQSYHDALGALEDCTRPAPFERYTAEQLKQEGEDASLLTLRQKYDAAIGELSEEALQLLRTWPERKEGIRTEQYEYQVRGKTITGNNYRESLSHLQIPKIGMPRDADWGELLSFLMRENLPGGYPYTAGVFPYRRTGEDPTRMFAGEGTPERTNRRFHYVSKGQPAARLSTAFDSVTLYGEDPAIRPDIYGKVGNSGVSIATLDDMKKLYSGFDLCAPTTSVSMTINGPAPMILAFFMNAAVDQQVEKYLKEGGRWEEAEKTIDAYFQDRERPKYHGDLPEGNDGLGLGLLGITGDKLVDADTYAKIKKDTLSKVRGTVQADILKEDQAQNTCIFSTEFAMRMMGDIQQYFVDHNVRNFYSVSISGYHIAEAGANPISQLAFTLSNGFTIVEYYLARGMAIDDFAPNLSFFFSNGMDPEYTVIGRVARRIWARAMRERYGANTRSQMLKYHIQTSGRSLHAQEIQFNDIRTTLQALYALFDNCNSLHTNAYDEAITTPTEESVRRAVAIQMIISKELGLNYCENPWQGSFIVDELTDLVEEAVYQEFERLSERGGVLGAMDTMYQRSKIQEESLYYEHKKHDGSLPLIGVNTFLGGKDPHAEGGELELMRSTDAEKDQQVENVETYRSAHGDESGALLRELQDVARKRENTFEALMAAGKVCSLGSMSHALYEVGGEYRRNM